Proteins from a genomic interval of Aquabacterium sp. J223:
- the chrA gene encoding chromate efflux transporter, with protein sequence MTAEATLPPAVREAPPPLSCAAAFAFWLKLGFVSFGGPAGQIALMHEELVERRRWISERRFLHALNYCMLLPGPEAQQLATYIGWLMHRAWGGIVAGVLFVLPSLALLIGLSWLYMAHGNVPVVAGLFYGIKPAVTALVAQAAWRIGGRTLKNGWLWGIAIAAFVATFALGAPFPLIVLAAACIGAVGGRWAPDRFQAGGGHGSARAGAGPALIDDRTPPPPHARFSWRRAGGVLAVCLGLWALALGALAARFGWDAVLTQMAWFFTKAALLTFGGAYAVLPYVYQGAVDQHQWLTGPQMIDGLALGETTPGPLIMVVAFVAFVGGWSHALFGPDALFLAGATAAVVVTFFTFLPSFFFILVGGPFIESTHGQLRFTAPLTGITAAVVGVIVNLAVFFAVHVLWPEGLGGRFEWPAAVIGVAAAVALFRFRLGVIPVIAGSAVAGLAWRLATGT encoded by the coding sequence ATGACCGCCGAAGCCACCCTGCCGCCCGCCGTGAGAGAGGCTCCGCCGCCCCTGTCCTGCGCCGCCGCGTTTGCCTTCTGGCTCAAGCTCGGCTTCGTCAGCTTCGGTGGTCCGGCCGGACAGATCGCCCTCATGCACGAGGAACTGGTCGAGCGGCGGCGCTGGATCTCCGAGCGTCGGTTCCTGCACGCGCTGAACTACTGCATGCTGCTGCCCGGGCCGGAGGCCCAGCAGCTGGCCACCTACATCGGCTGGCTGATGCACCGCGCCTGGGGCGGCATCGTCGCCGGGGTGCTGTTCGTGCTGCCGTCGCTGGCGCTGCTGATCGGGCTGTCCTGGCTGTACATGGCGCATGGCAACGTGCCGGTCGTCGCCGGCCTCTTCTACGGCATCAAGCCCGCGGTGACGGCGCTGGTCGCGCAGGCGGCGTGGCGCATCGGCGGCCGGACGCTGAAGAACGGCTGGCTGTGGGGCATCGCGATCGCGGCCTTCGTCGCCACCTTCGCGCTCGGTGCGCCGTTTCCCCTCATCGTGCTCGCCGCCGCGTGCATCGGCGCCGTCGGCGGCCGCTGGGCGCCCGACCGCTTCCAGGCCGGCGGCGGCCACGGGTCGGCGCGCGCCGGCGCCGGCCCCGCGCTGATCGACGACCGGACGCCACCGCCGCCGCATGCGCGCTTCTCCTGGCGCCGTGCGGGCGGGGTGCTGGCGGTGTGCCTCGGCCTGTGGGCGCTGGCCCTCGGCGCGCTGGCGGCCCGCTTCGGCTGGGACGCCGTGCTGACGCAGATGGCCTGGTTCTTCACCAAGGCGGCCCTGCTGACCTTCGGCGGTGCCTATGCCGTGCTGCCCTATGTCTACCAGGGCGCGGTGGACCAGCACCAGTGGCTGACCGGCCCGCAGATGATCGACGGCCTGGCACTCGGCGAGACCACGCCCGGCCCGCTGATCATGGTGGTGGCCTTCGTCGCCTTCGTCGGCGGCTGGAGCCATGCGCTGTTCGGGCCCGACGCGCTGTTCCTGGCCGGCGCGACGGCCGCCGTGGTGGTGACCTTCTTCACCTTCCTGCCGTCGTTCTTCTTCATCCTGGTCGGCGGCCCGTTCATCGAGAGCACGCACGGCCAGCTGCGCTTCACCGCGCCGCTGACCGGCATCACCGCCGCGGTGGTGGGCGTCATCGTCAACCTGGCGGTGTTCTTCGCCGTCCACGTGCTGTGGCCCGAGGGCCTCGGCGGTCGCTTCGAATGGCCGGCCGCGGTCATCGGCGTGGCGGCGGCGGTGGCGCTGTTCCGGTTCCGGCTCGGCGTCATCCCGGTGATCGCGGGCAGCGCCGTCGCCGGCCTGGCCTGGCGGCTGGCGACCGGGACGTGA
- a CDS encoding DUF1801 domain-containing protein, translating into MRTLIRPGALVESWFDLLQEEPREIARSLHRAVQRSGLPLQPTVRWGNLVFTHNGLNTVALVPHRHHVDLQVFAGAELAAAFPELEGGSKGTRSLRCRHPVDEHDPLLPQLLQAAVAALPAVAGRRAEGAAG; encoded by the coding sequence ATGCGAACCCTCATCCGCCCCGGCGCCCTGGTCGAAAGCTGGTTCGACCTGCTGCAGGAGGAGCCGCGCGAGATCGCGCGCTCGCTGCACCGCGCCGTCCAGCGCAGCGGCCTGCCGCTGCAACCCACGGTCCGCTGGGGCAACCTGGTCTTCACCCACAACGGCCTGAACACCGTGGCGCTGGTGCCGCACCGGCACCACGTCGACCTGCAGGTCTTCGCCGGCGCCGAACTGGCCGCCGCCTTCCCTGAACTGGAGGGCGGCAGCAAGGGCACGCGCAGCCTGCGCTGCCGGCACCCGGTCGACGAGCACGACCCGCTGCTGCCGCAACTGCTGCAGGCGGCGGTGGCCGCGCTGCCCGCGGTTGCCGGCCGGCGGGCCGAGGGCGCGGCTGGCTGA
- a CDS encoding neutral zinc metallopeptidase, whose protein sequence is MRWEGERQSDNVEDRRGGGGGGMLPIGIGRGGGVGLGGVVLALVLGWVFGINPLALLGLMEGSGGAPVAVTAPATAPPAGDKRAAFVSTVLANTEDVWRSLLSQERVTYPAPRLVLFRGATPTACGRGQSAMGPFYCPADQRVYIDLDFFDLLARRMGAPGDFAQAYVIAHEVGHHVQQVLGVHEQAARAAQGRSQADANAISVRVELQADCLAGVWAHHSQATKGWLEPGDVEEALNAASRIGDDVLARQQGGAIVPESFTHGSSAQRVRWFRRGFDAGQWRQCDTLTARAP, encoded by the coding sequence ATGCGCTGGGAAGGGGAACGTCAGAGCGACAACGTCGAGGACCGCCGAGGCGGTGGTGGCGGCGGCATGCTGCCCATCGGCATCGGCCGTGGCGGCGGCGTCGGCCTGGGCGGGGTGGTGCTGGCGCTGGTGCTCGGCTGGGTCTTCGGCATCAACCCGCTGGCGCTGCTCGGCCTGATGGAGGGCAGCGGCGGCGCCCCGGTGGCGGTCACCGCGCCGGCGACCGCGCCGCCGGCCGGCGACAAGCGCGCGGCGTTCGTCTCCACGGTGCTCGCCAATACCGAGGACGTCTGGCGTTCGCTGCTGAGCCAGGAGCGGGTGACCTACCCTGCGCCGCGGCTGGTGCTGTTCCGCGGCGCCACGCCCACCGCCTGCGGCCGCGGCCAGTCGGCGATGGGCCCGTTCTACTGCCCGGCCGACCAGCGCGTCTACATCGACCTCGACTTCTTCGACCTGCTGGCCCGCCGCATGGGCGCGCCGGGCGACTTCGCCCAGGCCTACGTCATCGCCCACGAGGTGGGCCACCACGTGCAGCAGGTGCTCGGCGTGCACGAGCAGGCCGCACGCGCCGCCCAGGGCCGGTCGCAGGCCGATGCCAACGCCATCTCGGTGCGGGTGGAACTGCAGGCCGACTGCCTGGCGGGCGTGTGGGCGCACCACTCGCAGGCCACCAAGGGCTGGCTGGAGCCGGGCGACGTGGAGGAGGCGCTGAACGCCGCCTCGCGCATCGGCGACGACGTGCTGGCCCGCCAGCAGGGCGGGGCCATCGTCCCCGAAAGCTTCACCCACGGCAGCAGCGCGCAGCGGGTGCGCTGGTTCCGCCGTGGCTTCGACGCCGGCCAATGGCGCCAGTGCGACACCCTGACCGCGAGGGCGCCATGA
- a CDS encoding SapC family protein: MSPLQLVYESAIPLSNERHRDCFVEAQGHYGFSRKVNSVPLTAVEFREAASEYPIVFAKTGDGVLPVVVLGVRAQENLYLKPDDAWDAQYVPAFLRRYPFIFGTPDEGKSFTLCVDESFPGLNREGRGQRLFTEDGDHKATPYVEGVLKFLQEYRAHFLRTEAFCKRLIELGLLESMLAQFQFGEEKTSLGGFMVVDRKKLKALDGATLAQLMQNDELELLFLHQQSLRNFGRLKDRLAARPAG, translated from the coding sequence ATGAGCCCTCTGCAACTGGTTTACGAATCCGCCATTCCGCTGAGCAACGAGCGCCACCGCGACTGCTTCGTCGAGGCCCAGGGCCACTACGGCTTCAGCCGCAAGGTGAACTCGGTGCCGCTGACCGCAGTGGAATTCCGCGAAGCCGCCAGCGAGTACCCCATCGTCTTCGCCAAGACCGGCGACGGCGTGCTGCCGGTGGTGGTGCTGGGCGTGCGCGCGCAGGAGAACCTCTACCTCAAGCCCGACGACGCCTGGGACGCGCAGTACGTGCCGGCCTTCCTGCGCCGCTATCCCTTCATCTTCGGCACGCCGGACGAGGGCAAGTCGTTCACGCTGTGCGTCGACGAGTCCTTCCCCGGCCTCAACCGCGAGGGCCGCGGCCAGCGCCTGTTCACCGAGGACGGCGACCACAAGGCCACGCCCTATGTCGAGGGCGTGCTCAAGTTCCTGCAGGAGTACCGCGCCCACTTCCTGCGCACCGAGGCCTTCTGCAAGCGGCTGATCGAGCTGGGGTTGCTCGAATCGATGCTGGCGCAGTTCCAGTTCGGCGAGGAGAAGACCTCGCTGGGCGGCTTCATGGTGGTCGACCGCAAGAAGCTCAAGGCGCTGGACGGCGCGACGCTGGCGCAGCTGATGCAGAACGACGAGCTGGAACTGTTGTTCCTGCACCAGCAGTCGCTGCGCAATTTCGGCCGGTTGAAGGACCGCCTGGCCGCCCGCCCCGCGGGCTGA
- a CDS encoding DUF3592 domain-containing protein, producing the protein MSVLVLVPLCVAFGVVGRDLVLLLAGTADARAWVPVSARLLHWERRSGTHQTVRGFAIRTPTHELVARYDYTFDGSRHTGEQVSLRPVRDNFSNGWRNRVAQRLAAAERGATLTVWVDPRRPDRSVIERRLPLASAVFAAVFLLFPCGVASALVLGALLRWTGPGGAAARHSRQRRWLLPLWALLHGLPVPFIVALAEPGDVGWRSGALLCGLTAIGLSGLLGVARALSTPSTPSPRATRP; encoded by the coding sequence GTGTCCGTGCTGGTGCTCGTGCCGCTGTGCGTGGCCTTCGGCGTCGTCGGCCGCGACCTGGTGCTGCTGCTGGCCGGCACCGCCGACGCCCGCGCCTGGGTGCCCGTGAGCGCCCGCCTGCTGCACTGGGAGCGGCGCAGCGGCACGCACCAGACGGTGCGCGGCTTCGCCATCCGCACCCCGACGCACGAGCTGGTGGCCCGCTACGACTACACCTTCGACGGCAGCCGCCACACCGGCGAGCAGGTGAGCCTGCGGCCGGTGCGCGACAACTTCTCGAATGGCTGGCGCAACCGCGTGGCCCAGCGGCTGGCCGCCGCCGAACGTGGCGCGACGCTCACCGTCTGGGTCGACCCGCGGCGGCCCGACCGGTCGGTGATCGAACGCCGGCTGCCGCTGGCCAGCGCCGTCTTCGCCGCGGTCTTCCTGCTCTTTCCCTGCGGCGTGGCCAGCGCGCTGGTGCTGGGCGCGCTGCTGCGCTGGACGGGCCCCGGCGGCGCCGCCGCCCGGCACTCGCGGCAGCGGCGCTGGCTGCTGCCGCTGTGGGCGCTGCTGCACGGCCTGCCGGTGCCCTTCATCGTCGCCCTGGCCGAGCCGGGGGACGTCGGCTGGCGCAGCGGCGCGCTGCTCTGCGGCCTGACCGCCATCGGCCTGTCCGGCCTGCTCGGCGTGGCCCGCGCGCTGTCCACCCCTTCCACCCCTTCCCCACGAGCCACCCGACCATGA
- a CDS encoding efflux RND transporter periplasmic adaptor subunit: MSRAGQGHRAIAAAALAAWAGLSGTASAGEFDCVIEPRMTVDVRPASEGLVEQVLVDRGDRIRAGQVLVVLDSGVERATLEQSRYRASMVGAVRSGESRVEYAALKLGRRETLAKDDFVSPQDRDEAAAEKRLAEAELLQARENKRAAELEQQRNAEQLRLRTLKSPFNGVVVERQVHPGDFADSRDTKKPLLRIADISLLHVEVLLPVAAYGKVQPGATIAVMPEAPIGGRHTARVKTLDPVADVASGTVRARLELPNPDLKLPAGITCKADFPGLERGAAGLAARRSGPAAAPSSAARPEAAPAVQGAAAR; the protein is encoded by the coding sequence ATGAGCAGAGCAGGGCAGGGACACCGGGCCATCGCCGCCGCCGCGTTGGCCGCATGGGCCGGGCTGAGCGGCACGGCGTCGGCCGGCGAGTTCGACTGCGTCATCGAGCCGCGCATGACGGTGGACGTGCGACCGGCCAGCGAAGGCCTGGTCGAGCAGGTGCTGGTCGACCGCGGCGACCGCATCCGCGCCGGGCAGGTGCTGGTGGTGCTCGATTCCGGCGTCGAGCGCGCGACGCTGGAGCAGTCGCGCTACCGGGCGTCGATGGTCGGTGCCGTGCGCTCCGGCGAGAGCCGGGTCGAATACGCGGCGCTCAAGCTGGGCCGGCGCGAGACGCTGGCCAAGGACGACTTCGTCTCGCCGCAGGACCGCGACGAGGCCGCCGCCGAGAAGCGGCTGGCCGAGGCCGAGCTGCTGCAGGCGCGCGAGAACAAGCGCGCCGCCGAGCTGGAGCAGCAGCGCAACGCCGAACAGCTGCGCCTGCGCACGCTGAAGAGCCCGTTCAACGGCGTGGTCGTCGAGCGCCAGGTCCACCCCGGCGACTTCGCCGACAGCCGCGACACCAAGAAGCCGCTGCTGCGCATCGCCGACATCTCGCTGCTGCACGTCGAGGTGCTGCTGCCCGTCGCCGCCTACGGCAAGGTGCAGCCCGGCGCCACCATCGCGGTGATGCCGGAAGCGCCCATCGGCGGCCGCCACACCGCCCGGGTGAAGACGCTGGACCCGGTGGCCGACGTGGCCAGCGGCACGGTGCGCGCCCGGCTCGAACTGCCCAACCCCGACCTGAAGCTGCCGGCCGGCATCACCTGCAAGGCCGACTTCCCGGGGCTGGAGCGCGGCGCGGCCGGCCTGGCCGCGCGACGCAGCGGCCCGGCAGCGGCCCCGTCCTCTGCCGCACGGCCCGAGGCGGCACCCGCCGTGCAAGGTGCCGCGGCCCGCTGA
- a CDS encoding efflux RND transporter periplasmic adaptor subunit, producing MTTAFYSDAWFRVEKLKPRLQPQARIHRQRYRGRAWYVVHDPASGRLHRFTPAAYLVLGLMDGQRSVDQVWKLAVQRLGDDAPSQDEVLQLLSQLHEADLLLADVSPDVEHVLARERKQRRSVWVRNLVSPTSLRLPLWDPDAFLTRTLPLLRPLFGPMGAVLWLALVLPALALAGLHWRELTGNLSDRVLAFDNLLLLLFVFPLVKAVHEMAHGWAVKAGGGEVHEMGLMFLVFAPVPYVDASASTAFRSKAARAGVAAAGMAAELVLAALAMFVWQAVEPGLVRSLAFNVMLVAGVSTLVFNANPLLRYDGYFILCDLAELPNLAQRSTRWWGWWVQHHLFGAHEMEPPEATPGERRWFVFYGAASWVYRMAVALGIALFIAEQFFFVGVVLGLWSVASGVVWPLLKALRHVAVAPALARHRRRAVGLTGGVLAATLLFAVAVPLPVSTLAEGVVWAPEQAELRAGADGVVRRLLRQPGDAVVRGDLLAELDDPSLWAEHDVQVARVERMQAQLAAHLAEDRAQAAATWEALAKEEAGLRRLQERIDHLAVVARTNGRLVMPRAADLPGRHLRQGEAFGHVLDGELRTVRVVVAQDDVGLLRRGVERIEVRVADRLGQVLPARLVREVPGGQQRLPSKALTMDGGGPHAVDPRDEQGTLALNRVFQFDLQLPDEVTGLRMGGRVYVRFEHAAEPLAAQVWRRLRQLLLSRFDV from the coding sequence GTGACCACTGCGTTCTACAGCGACGCCTGGTTCCGCGTCGAGAAGCTGAAGCCGCGGCTGCAGCCGCAGGCCCGCATCCACCGCCAGCGCTACCGCGGCCGGGCCTGGTACGTGGTGCACGACCCGGCCAGCGGCCGGCTGCACCGCTTCACGCCGGCGGCCTACCTGGTGCTGGGGCTGATGGACGGCCAGCGCAGCGTCGACCAGGTGTGGAAGCTGGCGGTGCAGCGCCTGGGCGACGACGCGCCCTCGCAGGACGAGGTGCTGCAGCTGCTCAGCCAGCTGCACGAGGCCGACCTGCTGCTGGCCGACGTGTCGCCCGACGTCGAGCACGTGCTGGCACGCGAGCGCAAGCAGCGGCGCTCGGTCTGGGTGCGCAACCTCGTCAGCCCGACCTCGCTGCGCCTGCCGCTGTGGGACCCCGATGCCTTCCTCACCCGCACGCTGCCGCTGCTGCGGCCGCTGTTCGGCCCCATGGGGGCGGTGCTGTGGCTGGCGCTGGTGCTGCCGGCGCTGGCGCTGGCCGGCCTGCACTGGCGCGAGTTGACCGGCAACCTGAGCGACCGGGTGCTGGCCTTCGACAACCTGCTGCTGCTGCTCTTCGTCTTCCCGCTGGTCAAGGCGGTGCACGAGATGGCGCACGGCTGGGCGGTCAAGGCCGGCGGCGGCGAGGTGCACGAGATGGGGCTGATGTTCCTCGTCTTCGCGCCGGTGCCGTACGTCGACGCCTCGGCCTCCACCGCCTTCCGCAGCAAGGCGGCGCGGGCCGGCGTGGCGGCGGCCGGCATGGCCGCCGAGCTGGTGCTGGCGGCGCTGGCGATGTTCGTCTGGCAGGCGGTGGAGCCGGGGCTGGTGCGCAGCCTGGCCTTCAACGTGATGCTGGTGGCCGGCGTCTCCACGCTGGTCTTCAACGCCAACCCGCTGCTGCGCTACGACGGCTACTTCATCCTCTGCGACCTGGCCGAGCTGCCCAACCTGGCGCAGCGGTCCACCCGCTGGTGGGGCTGGTGGGTGCAGCACCACCTGTTCGGCGCGCACGAGATGGAGCCGCCCGAGGCCACGCCCGGCGAGCGGCGCTGGTTCGTCTTCTACGGCGCGGCGTCGTGGGTCTACCGCATGGCGGTGGCGCTCGGCATCGCGCTCTTCATCGCCGAGCAGTTCTTCTTCGTCGGCGTGGTGCTGGGCCTGTGGAGCGTGGCCAGCGGCGTGGTCTGGCCGCTGCTGAAGGCGCTGCGCCACGTGGCGGTGGCGCCGGCGCTGGCGCGGCATCGGCGGCGCGCGGTGGGGCTCACCGGCGGGGTGCTGGCGGCCACGCTGCTGTTCGCGGTGGCGGTGCCGCTGCCGGTGTCGACGCTGGCCGAGGGCGTGGTCTGGGCGCCGGAGCAGGCCGAGCTGCGGGCCGGTGCCGACGGCGTGGTGCGCCGCCTGCTGCGCCAGCCCGGCGACGCGGTGGTCCGCGGCGACCTGCTGGCCGAGCTGGACGATCCCTCGCTGTGGGCCGAGCACGACGTGCAGGTGGCCCGCGTCGAGCGCATGCAGGCCCAGCTGGCCGCCCACCTGGCCGAGGACCGCGCCCAGGCCGCCGCCACCTGGGAGGCGCTGGCCAAGGAGGAGGCCGGGCTGCGCCGCCTGCAGGAGCGCATCGACCACCTCGCGGTGGTGGCGCGCACCAACGGCCGCCTGGTGATGCCGCGCGCCGCCGACCTGCCCGGCCGCCACCTGCGCCAGGGCGAGGCCTTCGGCCATGTGCTCGACGGCGAGCTGCGCACCGTGCGCGTCGTCGTCGCCCAGGACGACGTCGGCCTGCTGCGCCGGGGCGTCGAGCGCATCGAGGTGCGGGTGGCCGACCGGCTGGGCCAGGTGCTGCCCGCCCGCCTGGTGCGCGAGGTGCCCGGCGGCCAGCAGCGGCTGCCCAGCAAGGCGCTGACGATGGACGGCGGCGGCCCGCACGCGGTGGACCCGCGCGACGAGCAGGGCACGCTGGCGCTGAACCGGGTCTTCCAGTTCGACCTGCAGCTGCCCGACGAGGTGACCGGCCTGCGCATGGGCGGCCGGGTGTACGTCCGTTTCGAACACGCGGCCGAGCCGCTGGCCGCGCAGGTCTGGCGCCGCCTGCGCCAGCTGCTGCTGTCGCGCTTCGACGTCTAG
- a CDS encoding HlyD family efflux transporter periplasmic adaptor subunit, with the protein MISHGGEARPDAWAAFTQARSVGEFCQSWLAILVESVGQVHRGLVLLQAEDGSYGPAGFWPDVRTDLTDLADPAKRALAAREAVIEPADDGRRLTLAYPVELRGALVAAVVLDLAPRTDAPLQQAFRALHWGVGWLDAMLRGQEVERLGDERRRAQQVVDALLRVGEATDLDEAAHRAVDLLAERLGLERVSLGLLSPGRAGRLRLQALSSTAWFDRRSALVRRIENAMEEAWDQRASQAVPPVPGWPVGVAVAHADLAGEGPSASAVLSVLVTLRGEAIGVVTVERGIARPFDAAEAGWIEAWARSLGPALALHRDADRWIAGRLRRKTAAVGEALVDPRRPAWRIGLVAAVLLVGALVFVEADHRVTATAALEGVVQRAQVAPFDGYVREARVKAGQSVKAGDVLAVLDDRDLKLEQERWRSAAQQHERRYRDALSRHERAAARIAAAERAEAEAQLALAEEKLARTEVTAPFDGVVVSGDLSQRLGSPVEKGETLFEVAPLDGFRVVLKVDDVDIRSVQVGQRGRLVLAGLPGEPIGFAVRNIAAAGPHEGRNAFDVEAVLDRSLPTLRPGMEGVGKIEAGERNLLWIWTHHGLDWLRLKWWQWTP; encoded by the coding sequence GTGATCAGCCATGGCGGCGAGGCCCGGCCGGACGCCTGGGCGGCCTTCACCCAGGCGCGCTCGGTCGGTGAGTTCTGCCAGTCGTGGCTGGCCATCCTGGTCGAGTCCGTGGGCCAGGTGCACCGCGGCCTGGTGCTGCTGCAGGCCGAGGACGGAAGCTACGGCCCGGCCGGCTTCTGGCCGGACGTGCGCACCGACCTCACCGACCTGGCCGACCCCGCCAAGCGGGCCCTGGCCGCACGCGAAGCGGTGATCGAACCCGCCGACGACGGCCGCCGGCTGACGCTGGCCTACCCGGTGGAACTGCGCGGCGCGCTGGTCGCCGCGGTGGTGCTGGACCTCGCGCCGCGCACCGACGCGCCGCTGCAGCAGGCCTTCCGCGCGCTGCACTGGGGCGTGGGCTGGCTCGACGCCATGCTGCGCGGCCAGGAGGTCGAGCGCCTCGGCGACGAGCGCCGGCGCGCGCAGCAGGTGGTCGACGCGCTGCTGCGCGTCGGCGAGGCCACCGACCTCGACGAGGCCGCCCACCGCGCGGTCGACCTGCTGGCCGAGCGCCTGGGCCTGGAGCGGGTGTCGCTGGGCCTGCTGTCGCCGGGCCGCGCCGGCCGGCTGCGGCTGCAGGCCCTGTCGTCCACCGCCTGGTTCGACCGCCGCAGCGCGCTGGTGCGCCGCATCGAGAACGCGATGGAAGAGGCGTGGGACCAGCGCGCCAGCCAGGCCGTGCCGCCGGTGCCCGGCTGGCCGGTGGGCGTGGCCGTCGCCCATGCCGACCTGGCGGGCGAGGGACCGTCGGCCAGCGCGGTGCTGTCGGTGCTGGTCACGCTGCGCGGGGAGGCGATCGGCGTCGTCACCGTCGAACGCGGCATCGCCCGGCCCTTCGACGCGGCCGAGGCCGGCTGGATCGAGGCCTGGGCGCGCTCGCTGGGCCCGGCGCTCGCGCTGCACCGCGACGCTGACCGCTGGATCGCCGGCCGCCTGCGCCGCAAGACCGCGGCGGTGGGCGAGGCGCTGGTCGACCCCCGCCGGCCCGCCTGGCGCATCGGCCTCGTCGCCGCGGTGCTGCTGGTCGGTGCGCTGGTCTTCGTCGAGGCCGACCACCGGGTCACCGCCACCGCCGCGCTGGAAGGCGTGGTGCAGCGGGCGCAGGTGGCGCCCTTCGACGGCTACGTGCGCGAGGCGCGGGTCAAGGCCGGCCAGTCGGTGAAGGCCGGCGACGTGCTGGCGGTGCTCGACGACCGCGACCTCAAGCTGGAGCAGGAACGCTGGCGCAGCGCGGCCCAGCAGCACGAGCGCCGCTACCGCGACGCGCTGTCGCGCCATGAACGCGCGGCCGCCCGCATCGCCGCCGCCGAACGTGCCGAGGCCGAGGCCCAGCTCGCGCTGGCCGAGGAGAAGCTGGCGCGCACCGAGGTGACGGCGCCCTTCGACGGCGTGGTCGTTTCCGGCGACCTGTCGCAGCGCCTGGGCAGTCCGGTGGAAAAGGGGGAGACGCTGTTCGAGGTGGCGCCGCTCGACGGCTTCCGCGTCGTGCTGAAGGTCGACGACGTCGACATCCGCAGCGTGCAGGTGGGTCAGCGCGGCCGGCTGGTGCTGGCCGGCCTGCCCGGCGAGCCGATCGGCTTTGCCGTGCGCAACATCGCCGCCGCCGGCCCGCACGAGGGCCGCAACGCCTTCGACGTCGAGGCGGTGCTCGACCGCAGCCTGCCGACACTGCGCCCCGGCATGGAAGGCGTCGGCAAGATCGAGGCGGGCGAGCGCAACCTGCTCTGGATCTGGACCCACCACGGCCTCGACTGGCTGCGCCTCAAATGGTGGCAGTGGACACCTTGA